One stretch of Burkholderia oklahomensis C6786 DNA includes these proteins:
- the bcmE gene encoding thiamine pyridinylase — protein sequence MRRLLCCITIVLGFLVAAPSHAGGAAAVQQLTVALYPWVPRVDQFKSAIETEWKKVQPTVALQFVSADEWDGGYRNNPPENADVYVYDAIFFDYFRSQNWLEPLAANEIQNIGDFLPYAINGVKAGDRYYSIPQLGCANVLFYRKDDAALAAATTLTQVRSALKQCTFTSEIPPDKRGLMIDMSGRTTNAALYLDAAHSRTGAYPLPLPWSANDLNGEAVASLRSLMAMSSWLNATAELPGQYDRSTWFSDGDGRAVIGYSESMSAMSEAARQNLDFKFLPLSDEPQPPLFYADVIGVNTTTHARGTRTLAVQLANVIAASSTMVQSVGPDRSGVPQYLFSARRSVLQTLAQRYPLYRKMVALIDAREPVMFKIDAQSRNWLASMSGPIAQSARTGYPCGCDVDTALPIADYRGAQAVCPTVCAAQGGWNGQWTNQSPAAPAGTSACGCNACATSTSAK from the coding sequence ATGCGTCGCCTCTTGTGCTGTATCACGATCGTCCTGGGCTTCCTGGTCGCCGCGCCGTCCCACGCGGGCGGCGCGGCCGCCGTCCAGCAACTGACGGTCGCGCTGTATCCGTGGGTGCCGCGCGTCGACCAGTTCAAATCCGCGATCGAGACCGAATGGAAGAAAGTGCAGCCGACCGTCGCGCTGCAATTCGTGTCCGCCGACGAATGGGACGGCGGCTACCGGAACAATCCGCCCGAGAACGCCGACGTCTACGTGTACGACGCGATCTTCTTCGATTACTTCCGCAGCCAGAACTGGCTCGAGCCGCTCGCGGCGAACGAGATCCAGAACATCGGCGATTTCCTGCCGTACGCGATAAACGGCGTGAAGGCGGGCGACCGTTACTACAGCATCCCGCAGCTCGGCTGCGCGAACGTGCTGTTCTACCGGAAGGACGACGCGGCGCTCGCGGCCGCGACGACGCTCACGCAAGTGCGCAGCGCGCTCAAGCAGTGCACGTTCACGAGCGAGATTCCGCCCGACAAGCGCGGGCTGATGATCGACATGTCAGGGCGGACGACGAACGCCGCGCTGTATCTCGACGCCGCGCACAGCCGCACGGGCGCGTATCCGCTGCCGCTGCCGTGGAGCGCGAACGACCTGAACGGCGAGGCGGTCGCGAGCCTGCGCTCGCTGATGGCGATGTCGAGCTGGCTGAACGCGACCGCGGAGCTGCCCGGCCAATACGACCGATCGACGTGGTTCAGCGACGGCGACGGACGCGCGGTGATCGGCTATTCGGAATCGATGTCCGCGATGAGCGAAGCGGCGCGGCAGAATCTCGACTTCAAGTTTCTGCCGCTGTCGGACGAGCCGCAGCCGCCGCTCTTCTATGCGGACGTGATCGGCGTGAACACGACGACGCACGCGCGCGGCACGCGCACGCTCGCCGTGCAGCTCGCGAACGTGATCGCCGCGTCGTCGACGATGGTGCAAAGCGTCGGACCGGACCGGAGCGGGGTGCCGCAGTATCTGTTCTCCGCGCGGCGCAGCGTATTGCAGACGCTCGCGCAGCGCTATCCGCTCTATCGGAAGATGGTCGCGCTGATCGATGCGCGCGAGCCGGTGATGTTCAAGATCGATGCGCAGTCGCGCAACTGGCTCGCATCGATGAGCGGGCCGATCGCGCAGAGCGCGCGCACCGGCTATCCGTGCGGCTGCGATGTCGACACCGCGCTGCCGATCGCCGACTATCGCGGCGCGCAGGCCGTGTGTCCGACCGTCTGCGCGGCGCAGGGCGGCTGGAACGGTCAGTGGACCAATCAGTCGCCCGCGGCGCCCGCCGGCACGTCCGCGTGCGGCTGCAACGCGTGCGCGACGTCGACCTCCGCGAAATAG
- a CDS encoding SAM-dependent methyltransferase — protein sequence MSKYVLGHSPIELRRLDFQSEMLKPITRRLLESARLRPSMRVLDIGCGTGGVSMLAAEMVGPTGTVVAIDQSDIAIDAATANAERARLHNIRFRACGLDQVEGVHSFDVVIARCVLMHQLHVAEFIRHAARFVKPGGFIAFHEPDFLRKPMSMPPINLWDSVAMEILDRCKRMFPSFDVAHRMVKLFATAGLPLPKMSYEIPVDGGTATKLSSWHAEILRALSTDPEWTLLGGGKRIEFDRLSGDLQCEIYESRAQVESFGQMCAWAQL from the coding sequence ATGTCCAAATATGTATTGGGTCACTCCCCCATAGAACTTCGCCGACTGGACTTCCAGTCGGAGATGCTGAAGCCGATCACGCGGCGTCTGCTCGAATCCGCGCGCCTTCGGCCTTCGATGCGCGTGCTCGACATCGGCTGCGGGACAGGCGGCGTCAGCATGCTGGCGGCCGAGATGGTCGGCCCGACCGGCACCGTCGTCGCGATCGACCAGAGCGACATCGCGATCGACGCGGCGACCGCCAACGCGGAGCGCGCGAGGCTGCACAACATCCGCTTTCGCGCATGCGGTCTCGATCAGGTCGAGGGCGTGCACAGCTTCGACGTCGTGATCGCCCGATGCGTGCTGATGCATCAGTTGCACGTCGCGGAGTTCATCCGCCACGCGGCGCGCTTCGTGAAGCCGGGCGGATTCATCGCGTTCCACGAGCCCGACTTCCTCCGCAAGCCGATGTCGATGCCGCCCATCAACCTGTGGGACTCGGTTGCGATGGAAATTCTCGATCGCTGCAAGCGGATGTTCCCGTCATTCGACGTCGCGCACCGGATGGTCAAGCTGTTCGCGACCGCGGGGCTGCCGCTGCCGAAGATGTCATACGAGATTCCGGTCGACGGAGGAACGGCCACGAAGCTCAGTTCGTGGCATGCGGAAATCCTGCGGGCGCTGTCCACCGATCCCGAATGGACGCTGCTCGGCGGCGGCAAGCGGATCGAGTTCGACCGGCTGAGCGGGGATCTGCAGTGCGAAATCTACGAATCTCGCGCTCAGGTCGAATCCTTCGGGCAGATGTGCGCGTGGGCGCAACTATAG